In Lewinellaceae bacterium, a single window of DNA contains:
- a CDS encoding NAD(P)-dependent glycerol-3-phosphate dehydrogenase, translated as MSSTKGGKRVGIIGAGSFGTAIANLLAYNVDVLLFSRKPGMVERINDTHQNLGVKLSPRVSATDDLQELTESCTLIFPMVPSGSFRNMMRDFAPFLRPYHIIIHGTKGFDAHGLENREEEGQPLTRADVSTMSEVILEESVVLRVGCLSGPNLASEIMDGQPTATVIGSHFDEVIRLGKRVLSSEHFHVFGTSDLLGAELAGALKNMIAIGSGILKGKGLGKNIQAMLITRGLTEMVHFGNAMGSSSSAFFGTAGIGDLVATATSKDSRNFTFGYRLGMGESIEEIESTMPELAEGVRTLKIARQLAKYYKLRVPITEMLYQIVFEDFDIDRAIHFLITYPYDVDVDFI; from the coding sequence ATGTCATCAACCAAGGGCGGAAAACGAGTTGGAATCATCGGCGCCGGGAGCTTTGGCACCGCCATCGCCAACCTTCTGGCGTACAATGTAGACGTGCTGCTGTTCAGCCGCAAGCCGGGCATGGTGGAAAGGATCAACGACACCCATCAGAACCTGGGCGTGAAGCTGTCACCCAGGGTCAGCGCTACGGATGACCTTCAGGAACTCACCGAGTCGTGCACGCTCATTTTCCCGATGGTTCCTTCCGGCAGCTTCCGCAATATGATGCGGGATTTTGCGCCCTTCCTGCGGCCTTATCACATCATCATTCACGGCACCAAGGGCTTTGACGCCCACGGGCTTGAGAATCGGGAAGAAGAAGGGCAACCCCTGACGCGCGCCGATGTGAGCACCATGAGCGAAGTGATCTTAGAGGAAAGCGTGGTGCTGCGGGTCGGATGCCTGTCGGGCCCCAACCTGGCCTCGGAGATCATGGATGGCCAGCCCACCGCTACTGTGATCGGCAGCCATTTCGACGAGGTCATCCGGCTGGGGAAAAGAGTGCTGAGCAGCGAACACTTCCACGTATTCGGCACCTCCGACCTGCTGGGCGCAGAGCTGGCCGGCGCCCTGAAAAACATGATCGCCATCGGCTCCGGCATCCTCAAAGGGAAAGGGCTGGGGAAAAACATACAGGCTATGCTCATCACGCGGGGGCTGACCGAGATGGTGCACTTCGGCAACGCCATGGGCTCTTCGAGCAGCGCCTTTTTCGGCACCGCCGGCATCGGCGACCTGGTGGCCACCGCTACCAGCAAAGACAGCCGCAACTTCACTTTTGGCTACCGCCTGGGCATGGGAGAAAGCATTGAGGAGATCGAATCCACCATGCCCGAGCTGGCCGAAGGGGTTCGCACGTTAAAAATTGCCCGGCAATTGGCAAAATATTATAAATTGCGCGTCCCAATTACGGAGATGCTCTACCAGATCGTCTTCGAAGACTTTGACATCGACCGCGCGATCCATTTCCTGATCACTTATCCTTACGATGTGGATGTCGATTTTATTTGA
- a CDS encoding YfhO family protein, with translation MNNLIQKALPHFVAIAIFLAACAAYFSPQLQGKVPQQSDIIQYRGMAQEAKSFQERTGETTLWTNSMFGGMPTYQINTVSAGNNLKVLDRLGSLFIKPPIGRFFAAMLGFYILMVVLGVNQWLAVIGAIAFGFTTNTLILYEAGHETKVKAIAYLPLVAAGLMLAFRRRYLLGGILFAVGLGLDIMANHVQMTYYFFMTLIIFGVAQLIYSIQRKELAHFGKATAALLVGGLLAIGSASSNLWITYEYAKDTMRGEPILETAGEPTSSSETNGLEWDYAMMWSNGAVDVFASFIPGVAGGGSQEPVGANSAVVKDLQRKGARLPANFTAPLYWGSLPFTSGPSYFGAVVFFFFLMGLFLVKGPVKWWIGLGVLLTMMLSMGKNLEWFNRFFFDYFPLYNKFRTPNSILSVTAFLVPMLGILTLHKIVNEKVSREEAMRSLKIAGGIAGLTCLFFALLGPSFFDFTTPQDQRYAQAGYDVNAIIADRKALMRTDAFRTLILVLLSGGLVWAYLQEKVKLPILLLGIGALVVFDQWTVGRRYLNSDIFVSKSQYQANFQPSPADQQILQDPDPNYRVYDATVSTFQSSKASYFHKSIGGYHAAKLQRYQDIIDRHLSKNNQRVLDMLNARYFIVSGQDGQPAVRRNPNALGNAWFVDNIRMVKTANEEIDALNEIDPGTEAAVHQEFSGYLNGFTPDKNGTIALTEYQPNHLTYRSESGSEQLAVFSEIWYNKGWQAYIDGKPVEHIRVDYILRGLRIPAGQHVVEFKFEPVAFERGKLVSSIFSGIILLGLLGFIGYRGYQYVQNPPEEPAPKRQAPGKKAPVARRKPKPGRRKK, from the coding sequence ATGAACAACCTGATCCAAAAAGCACTTCCTCATTTCGTTGCGATCGCTATTTTCCTGGCAGCTTGTGCGGCCTACTTCAGCCCGCAGTTGCAGGGCAAGGTGCCCCAGCAAAGCGATATCATTCAGTATCGCGGCATGGCCCAGGAAGCCAAAAGTTTTCAGGAACGCACCGGCGAAACCACCCTGTGGACCAACTCCATGTTCGGCGGCATGCCGACCTACCAGATCAATACCGTCAGCGCCGGCAATAACCTCAAGGTGCTGGACCGCCTGGGCAGCTTGTTCATCAAGCCTCCCATCGGCCGTTTTTTCGCCGCCATGCTGGGCTTTTATATCCTCATGGTGGTGCTGGGCGTCAACCAGTGGCTGGCCGTTATCGGGGCCATCGCTTTTGGTTTTACCACCAATACGCTGATTTTGTATGAAGCGGGGCACGAAACCAAGGTCAAGGCCATCGCCTACCTGCCCCTCGTCGCCGCCGGCCTGATGCTGGCCTTCCGGCGCCGCTACCTGCTGGGGGGCATCCTCTTTGCCGTAGGCCTGGGGCTGGACATCATGGCCAACCACGTGCAGATGACCTACTACTTCTTCATGACCCTGATCATTTTTGGCGTCGCTCAATTGATATACAGCATACAACGCAAGGAACTGGCCCACTTCGGCAAAGCCACCGCCGCCCTGCTCGTCGGAGGGCTGCTGGCCATTGGTTCCGCCTCCTCCAACTTATGGATCACCTACGAGTACGCCAAAGACACCATGCGCGGGGAGCCCATCCTGGAAACAGCCGGGGAGCCCACCAGCAGCAGCGAAACGAATGGGCTGGAATGGGACTACGCCATGATGTGGAGCAACGGGGCCGTTGACGTATTCGCTTCTTTCATTCCAGGGGTAGCCGGCGGCGGCTCTCAGGAGCCCGTGGGAGCCAATTCGGCGGTCGTCAAAGACCTGCAGCGCAAAGGCGCCCGCCTGCCCGCCAACTTCACCGCCCCCCTCTACTGGGGGAGCCTGCCCTTTACCAGCGGGCCCAGCTATTTTGGGGCCGTGGTGTTCTTCTTCTTCCTGATGGGCTTATTTCTGGTGAAAGGCCCGGTGAAGTGGTGGATCGGGCTAGGCGTTTTGCTCACCATGATGCTTTCGATGGGCAAGAACCTGGAATGGTTTAACCGCTTTTTCTTTGACTATTTTCCACTCTACAATAAGTTCCGCACACCCAACTCCATCCTGAGCGTAACGGCCTTCCTGGTGCCCATGCTGGGCATACTGACTTTGCACAAGATCGTCAACGAAAAGGTAAGCCGGGAAGAGGCGATGCGAAGCCTGAAGATCGCCGGGGGCATCGCCGGCCTCACCTGCCTGTTCTTCGCCCTGCTGGGCCCTTCCTTTTTTGATTTCACCACTCCTCAGGACCAGCGCTACGCTCAGGCCGGCTACGATGTAAATGCCATCATCGCCGACCGCAAAGCCCTCATGCGGACGGATGCCTTCCGCACCCTCATCCTGGTGCTGCTGAGCGGCGGGTTGGTTTGGGCCTACCTCCAGGAAAAGGTGAAGCTTCCTATCCTCCTCCTCGGTATCGGTGCGTTGGTGGTGTTCGACCAGTGGACAGTGGGCCGCCGGTATCTCAACAGCGATATTTTCGTGTCCAAGTCTCAATACCAGGCCAACTTTCAGCCCAGCCCGGCCGACCAGCAGATCCTGCAGGACCCCGACCCCAATTACCGGGTGTACGACGCCACCGTATCTACATTCCAATCTTCGAAAGCGTCCTATTTTCATAAGAGCATCGGCGGTTACCACGCTGCCAAACTGCAACGCTACCAGGACATCATCGACCGCCACCTCTCCAAAAACAACCAGCGGGTGCTCGATATGCTGAACGCCCGTTACTTCATCGTCAGCGGGCAGGACGGGCAGCCCGCCGTGCGCCGCAACCCCAACGCCCTGGGCAACGCCTGGTTCGTCGACAACATCCGGATGGTAAAAACCGCCAACGAAGAGATCGATGCGCTCAATGAGATCGACCCCGGCACAGAGGCCGCCGTGCATCAGGAATTCAGCGGTTACCTCAATGGCTTCACCCCCGACAAGAACGGAACCATCGCGCTGACAGAGTACCAACCCAACCACCTCACCTACCGGAGCGAGTCCGGCAGCGAACAGTTGGCCGTTTTCTCGGAAATCTGGTACAACAAGGGCTGGCAGGCTTACATTGACGGAAAGCCGGTGGAACACATTCGCGTGGACTACATCCTGCGCGGCCTGCGCATTCCCGCCGGGCAGCACGTCGTAGAGTTCAAGTTCGAGCCTGTGGCTTTTGAGCGCGGCAAGCTGGTTTCCAGCATTTTCTCCGGCATTATCCTGCTGGGATTGCTCGGTTTCATTGGCTACCGAGGCTACCAGTATGTGCAGAACCCACCGGAGGAGCCGGCGCCGAAGCGGCAGGCGCCTGGAAAAAAGGCGCCTGTGGCTCGGAGGAAGCCGAAGCCGGGGAGGAGGAAAAAGTAG
- a CDS encoding PIN domain-containing protein, translating into MNYFFDTNAILIYLRDHEKKVWLDKNYDPLGKGNTAIISVVVLGELESISLRNNWGQKRIENLETFLRKFLIADINSRDVIKKYGEIDAFSQGKLKENPLGDSSRNMGKNDLWIAATTSITNSKLITSDRDFDHLNGKYLDLILIEI; encoded by the coding sequence ATGAATTACTTCTTCGACACTAATGCAATCCTGATATATTTGAGGGACCATGAAAAGAAGGTTTGGTTAGATAAAAATTATGACCCATTGGGAAAGGGAAACACTGCAATCATATCGGTAGTCGTCTTGGGAGAATTAGAATCGATATCATTAAGAAATAATTGGGGGCAAAAGCGGATAGAAAATTTAGAAACATTCCTCCGAAAATTTTTGATAGCTGATATCAATTCAAGGGACGTCATAAAAAAATATGGTGAAATTGATGCTTTCAGCCAAGGGAAATTGAAAGAGAACCCTTTGGGCGATTCCTCAAGAAATATGGGTAAGAATGATCTGTGGATTGCTGCAACGACTTCTATAACAAATTCCAAATTGATTACTTCGGATAGAGACTTCGACCATTTAAACGGTAAGTATTTGGATTTGATCTTGATTGAAATCTGA
- a CDS encoding glycosyltransferase, whose translation MNRKRVLVISYYWPPSGGIGVLRCLKIAKYLRQYGWEPVIFTAKDAHYPSIDHSNDKDVPPGATVLRQLIWEPYHIYKFITGQPPQANVNNVFYVKDEGLGFLHRLSVWIRSNFFIPDARALWIRPSVRFLRRYLKDNPVDAIFSDGPPHSNTRIATLLKKHTGIPWLADFQDPWTQIDYYQLLNLTAWGDRRHHRMEQEAFRQADKITIVSPTWKKDLEAIGAENISVIPWGYDPDDYTDINQQVGPKFTLTHLGIMGYDRNPAGLFRVLQRMCQEVEGFRENLELQLVGQVDYSVKAAYEAAGLSDNVKLPGSLPRQEALQMTMDSPILLLLLNQQPNAKGRIPGKLFEYLAARRPILCLGPTDSDVAGILTETGAGRTVEYEDEAGIRAVVEDLYRKFREGKLAQPMESEIEAYSIEKLTGQVAGFLDEIVKEKL comes from the coding sequence ATGAACCGAAAACGAGTCCTTGTCATTTCCTACTACTGGCCGCCGAGCGGAGGCATCGGCGTACTGCGTTGCCTGAAGATCGCCAAATACCTGCGGCAGTACGGCTGGGAGCCGGTTATCTTCACCGCCAAAGACGCCCATTACCCCTCTATCGACCACAGCAACGACAAAGACGTCCCTCCCGGCGCCACCGTCTTGCGCCAACTCATCTGGGAGCCCTACCACATCTACAAATTCATCACCGGGCAGCCGCCACAGGCCAATGTCAATAACGTGTTCTACGTTAAAGACGAAGGCCTCGGCTTTCTCCACCGCCTCTCCGTCTGGATTCGCAGCAACTTTTTCATCCCCGACGCCCGCGCCCTGTGGATTCGCCCGTCGGTGCGCTTTCTGCGCCGCTACCTGAAGGACAACCCGGTGGACGCCATATTCTCCGACGGCCCGCCCCACAGCAATACCCGCATCGCCACCCTGCTCAAAAAACACACCGGCATCCCCTGGCTGGCCGACTTCCAGGATCCCTGGACGCAGATCGACTATTACCAACTGCTGAACCTTACTGCATGGGGCGACCGCCGCCACCATCGCATGGAGCAGGAGGCTTTTCGGCAGGCAGATAAGATCACCATCGTCAGCCCTACCTGGAAGAAAGATTTGGAGGCCATTGGCGCAGAGAACATTTCGGTTATCCCCTGGGGCTACGACCCCGATGATTATACGGATATCAATCAGCAGGTCGGCCCCAAATTCACCCTTACCCACCTGGGTATCATGGGCTACGACCGCAACCCGGCCGGCCTGTTCCGGGTGCTGCAACGGATGTGCCAGGAGGTAGAGGGCTTTCGCGAAAACCTGGAGCTGCAACTAGTAGGGCAGGTCGATTACTCGGTGAAAGCGGCCTACGAGGCGGCCGGCCTTTCGGATAATGTAAAGCTGCCCGGCTCCCTCCCGCGCCAGGAAGCCCTGCAAATGACCATGGACAGTCCCATCCTGCTCCTGCTGCTCAACCAGCAGCCCAACGCCAAAGGGCGCATTCCTGGCAAACTGTTCGAATACCTGGCGGCCCGCCGCCCCATCCTCTGCCTGGGGCCAACCGACAGCGATGTGGCGGGCATCCTCACGGAAACCGGCGCCGGCAGGACGGTGGAATATGAGGACGAGGCGGGCATTCGCGCTGTTGTGGAGGATTTGTACCGGAAATTCAGGGAGGGGAAACTGGCACAGCCAATGGAGTCTGAGATTGAGGCTTATTCTATTGAGAAGCTTACAGGCCAGGTGGCGGGTTTTTTGGACGAAATTGTAAAGGAGAAACTTTAA
- a CDS encoding XisI protein, with translation MDKIKKYQNILVEYLEEYAKIKPANQPDIESYVIADRENNHFQLLQLGWQGKQYIFTVVFHFDIKDGKVWFQRNITERNVVDVLMEKGIPREDIVLGFRSPYARPYTGFASA, from the coding sequence ATGGATAAAATAAAAAAATATCAAAACATCCTCGTTGAATATCTGGAGGAATATGCAAAGATTAAACCGGCAAACCAACCCGACATTGAGAGTTATGTTATTGCAGACCGGGAAAACAACCATTTTCAGCTTCTCCAATTGGGTTGGCAGGGTAAGCAGTACATTTTTACTGTGGTTTTTCACTTTGATATCAAGGACGGGAAAGTGTGGTTCCAGCGCAATATCACCGAACGGAATGTAGTGGATGTTTTAATGGAGAAGGGCATTCCCAGAGAGGATATTGTGCTCGGTTTCCGCTCCCCGTATGCGCGCCCTTATACAGGATTCGCTTCAGCTTAA
- a CDS encoding XisH family protein, whose amino-acid sequence MARDFYHENFREALERDGWRVTHDPYPLRIGNIGYEIDYGAEKLIAAEKDKEKIAIELKGFTGPSDVNEFHKAVGQFNDYFVALEIIEPDRMLFLAIPEEAWFGFFQEQVIQKAIQRIQARVIVFDPHQRTISLWIK is encoded by the coding sequence ATGGCTAGGGATTTCTATCACGAAAATTTCAGGGAAGCTCTGGAACGAGATGGCTGGCGAGTTACTCATGATCCGTACCCATTAAGAATAGGTAACATAGGTTACGAAATCGATTATGGTGCCGAAAAGCTAATTGCAGCCGAGAAAGATAAAGAAAAGATTGCCATAGAATTAAAAGGGTTCACTGGCCCATCTGATGTCAATGAATTTCACAAAGCTGTTGGGCAGTTCAATGATTATTTTGTTGCTTTGGAAATAATCGAACCTGACAGGATGTTGTTTCTGGCTATACCGGAAGAAGCGTGGTTTGGATTTTTTCAAGAACAAGTCATTCAAAAGGCGATCCAGCGAATACAAGCTCGAGTTATTGTTTTTGACCCTCATCAAAGAACTATATCATTATGGATAAAATAA
- a CDS encoding glycosyltransferase family 2 protein has translation MNYVIIIPAYNEEQFLSRTLDSIAKQEVLPQQLIVVNDGSTDATPEIVRAYAEQYSWIKLANNEKKEKRSAGAKVVRAFYLGYGAIDVDYDFLVKLDADIELPANYFRRLFEMFQANPRLGIAGGMITTLKNGAWAYEHFSDRDYVPGAFKTYRRKCFEAIGGLRRSIGWDTVDELIARFHGWEVEVDSSLQVRHHRVLGTETGSLRVRAKAGRAMYRMRYGFFITLISAAKAGYLNRPYGLTGLAVLWGWMESWLQGESFMVSEDEGQFIRKFRRERMLGKLGMGKGG, from the coding sequence ATGAACTACGTCATCATCATACCTGCCTACAACGAAGAACAGTTTTTGAGCAGGACACTGGACTCCATAGCAAAGCAGGAGGTACTGCCGCAGCAACTCATCGTCGTCAATGACGGCTCTACGGATGCGACGCCGGAGATCGTCAGGGCCTATGCGGAGCAGTATTCCTGGATCAAGCTGGCCAACAACGAAAAGAAGGAAAAGCGGTCGGCGGGGGCGAAGGTGGTCCGGGCATTCTATCTGGGATACGGAGCTATTGATGTAGACTACGATTTTCTGGTCAAACTTGACGCCGATATTGAACTGCCGGCTAATTACTTCCGGCGGTTATTCGAAATGTTTCAGGCCAACCCGCGGTTGGGCATTGCCGGAGGCATGATCACCACACTGAAAAACGGAGCGTGGGCGTACGAACATTTTTCGGACCGCGACTACGTGCCCGGCGCCTTCAAAACCTACCGCCGGAAATGCTTCGAGGCCATCGGCGGCCTGCGCCGGTCTATAGGCTGGGATACAGTGGATGAACTCATTGCCCGTTTTCACGGCTGGGAAGTGGAGGTGGACAGCAGCCTGCAGGTGCGCCACCACCGGGTACTGGGCACAGAAACCGGCTCTTTAAGAGTACGGGCCAAGGCGGGCAGGGCCATGTACCGCATGCGCTACGGTTTTTTCATAACCCTCATCAGCGCGGCCAAAGCGGGTTATCTCAACCGGCCCTACGGGCTGACCGGGCTGGCAGTGCTGTGGGGCTGGATGGAGAGCTGGCTGCAGGGCGAAAGCTTTATGGTCAGTGAAGACGAAGGGCAGTTTATCCGGAAATTCAGGCGGGAGCGGATGTTGGGGAAGTTGGGGATGGGGAAGGGAGGGTGA
- a CDS encoding class I SAM-dependent methyltransferase codes for MQHKPYTTFAFFKWAIALCALAAIGLATAEGAFGLPVFLPGMALLILAFAILIFRIVQLIFKFELSRFHDTNQVESLLWLYSRFTPSVSLPAMRHFAGSPDFLKALADCFYRYQPKVIVEAGSGVSSIILSELLLSTKSTARHYALDHLEKYASQTREKIANPGSKVLYAPLREYLIDGKSWKWYDLSALDGVEQIDMLVIDGPPEPIQKLARYPALPLLKDKLSPNAIIILDDTNRRSEQRIIQLWKEEFDLESQSIYTEKGTVVMGRKGFGIFDF; via the coding sequence ATGCAGCATAAACCCTATACAACCTTTGCTTTCTTTAAATGGGCTATTGCCCTGTGCGCCCTGGCGGCCATTGGGCTGGCTACCGCAGAGGGAGCCTTCGGCTTGCCGGTTTTCCTCCCTGGCATGGCGCTCCTCATTCTGGCCTTCGCCATCCTCATTTTTCGCATCGTTCAACTCATTTTTAAATTCGAACTCAGCCGCTTTCACGATACCAACCAGGTGGAGTCCCTGCTCTGGCTGTATTCCCGCTTTACCCCATCGGTCAGCCTGCCCGCCATGCGCCACTTTGCCGGCTCGCCGGACTTTTTAAAAGCACTGGCTGACTGTTTCTACCGCTACCAGCCCAAGGTAATTGTGGAGGCAGGTTCTGGCGTCTCTTCCATCATCCTTTCCGAATTGCTGCTGTCCACGAAAAGCACCGCCCGCCACTACGCCCTGGATCACCTGGAGAAATACGCCAGCCAAACCCGGGAGAAAATTGCCAACCCAGGCAGCAAAGTACTTTATGCTCCCCTCAGGGAATATCTGATTGATGGCAAAAGCTGGAAGTGGTACGACCTCAGCGCCCTCGACGGCGTCGAACAAATCGATATGCTCGTCATCGACGGCCCGCCCGAACCCATCCAAAAACTGGCTCGTTACCCGGCCCTGCCGCTGCTAAAAGACAAACTTAGCCCCAATGCCATCATCATCCTCGACGACACCAACCGCCGGAGCGAACAACGCATCATTCAGCTTTGGAAAGAGGAGTTTGACCTGGAAAGCCAATCTATCTATACCGAGAAGGGGACGGTTGTGATGGGGAGGAAGGGGTTTGGGATTTTTGATTTTTGA
- a CDS encoding polysaccharide biosynthesis protein, which translates to MGSIKRQGIGSGIFMYIGLIVGFVNNSLLFPRYVGEEILGFTQWLIELAGLFIMLASFASNATIIRFFPYFRDKSQDHNGFFGFIVLLRTIGLVFTALLLYLAKGLILDIYSKETSQYYIETYYPLLIVVLALTCYLEMLENYLAALMRPRIPTFFRDVFGRLTLLALILLYHFRIISLNEFIILYAWRFLLSILGMAAFTYYIGELHLKVGFHIFRGPYFKQIASYSFYSIFATIGSKITTKIDILMIPSLLNFALGGIYVVYSFFASVIILPHQGIAKIASPILADAWKREAYDEIKALYSRTALNNFAAGMLIFVGLAINLNNIVSILGPQFEVGKYVAVFLGVGQLSHIANGYNGLLINYSPQFRYDLYFKIITAVITVITNYIFISAYGIAGAAVATALTIILINAFIQAFIYRHYRMHPFSRNMLYVIGLGIACLLVNFLIPVIRQHFLIDLFVRSSIVTVLYAALLIGLRIAPDITDFFWEIAGRVRRK; encoded by the coding sequence ATGGGAAGTATCAAGCGACAGGGCATTGGGTCGGGAATATTCATGTACATCGGGTTGATCGTAGGTTTTGTCAACAACTCCCTGCTGTTTCCCCGCTACGTTGGCGAAGAAATTCTTGGTTTCACCCAATGGCTGATCGAACTGGCTGGTTTGTTCATCATGCTGGCCAGTTTTGCCAGCAATGCCACCATTATCCGGTTTTTCCCCTATTTCAGAGATAAAAGCCAGGATCACAACGGATTCTTTGGCTTTATTGTTTTGCTCCGAACGATTGGCCTGGTCTTCACCGCCTTGTTGCTTTACCTGGCTAAAGGGCTCATCCTGGATATCTACAGCAAAGAAACCAGCCAATATTACATCGAAACCTATTATCCCCTGCTGATTGTGGTGCTGGCCCTCACCTGCTACCTCGAAATGCTGGAGAACTACCTGGCGGCGCTGATGCGGCCGCGCATTCCCACTTTCTTTCGCGATGTCTTCGGGCGGCTGACGTTGCTGGCCCTCATCCTGCTGTATCATTTCAGGATAATCAGCCTGAACGAGTTCATCATCCTCTACGCCTGGCGTTTTCTGCTGAGCATTCTGGGCATGGCCGCTTTTACTTATTACATCGGCGAGCTGCACCTGAAAGTCGGCTTTCACATCTTCCGGGGGCCTTATTTTAAACAGATCGCTAGTTATAGTTTTTACTCCATTTTTGCAACAATCGGCAGCAAAATCACTACGAAGATAGATATTTTGATGATTCCGTCCCTGCTCAACTTTGCCCTGGGAGGCATCTATGTGGTCTATTCTTTCTTTGCCTCAGTGATCATCCTGCCCCACCAGGGCATCGCCAAGATCGCCTCTCCCATCCTGGCGGATGCCTGGAAGCGCGAGGCTTATGATGAGATCAAGGCGCTGTACAGCCGCACCGCACTCAACAACTTTGCCGCGGGCATGCTCATCTTCGTCGGCCTGGCCATTAACCTCAACAACATCGTATCTATCCTGGGGCCGCAGTTTGAAGTGGGTAAATACGTGGCCGTCTTCCTGGGCGTTGGCCAGCTTTCGCATATCGCCAACGGCTACAACGGGCTGCTGATCAATTATTCTCCTCAGTTCCGGTACGACCTCTATTTCAAGATCATCACCGCCGTTATTACAGTGATCACCAATTACATCTTCATCAGCGCCTACGGCATCGCCGGAGCGGCGGTGGCCACTGCACTGACCATCATCCTGATCAACGCCTTCATCCAGGCTTTCATCTACCGGCACTATCGCATGCACCCCTTTTCCCGGAACATGCTCTACGTCATTGGCTTGGGCATCGCGTGCCTGCTGGTGAATTTCCTCATTCCCGTGATCCGGCAGCACTTCCTGATCGACCTGTTCGTACGCTCTTCGATTGTTACAGTCTTGTATGCCGCCTTGCTCATCGGCCTGCGCATTGCACCGGATATCACCGACTTCTTTTGGGAAATTGCAGGGCGGGTGAGGAGGAAGTAA